CGCTTCTGACCCGGTCGACGCCGCCAGGTCGAGCGCGGCTTCGCGCGAGCCTGCATAAGTGAAGGCGACCTTGGCGCCATCGGCGCTGAGCCGCGAGACGATGGCAGCGCCGATGCCGCGGCTACCGCCGATGACGAGGACGTTCTTCCCTGCAAAATCGGTCATTTCATGCTCCTTGGATAATCTGTAATGATCGCTACATAAACGCATACGAAGATCGATTCAAGGATTAATGTAGTGATCGATACAAAAAAGGTCGAACGGCCGCGCGGACGCCCCCGGACCTTCGATGTCGAAGGCGCGCTGGGGACCGCGCAGCGGCTGTTCCATGAGCGCGGCTATGACGGCGTCAGCCTGAGCAACCTGACTGACGCGCTGGGCATCAATCCGCCCAGCTTCTACGCCGCGTTCGGCAGCAAGGCGGCGCTGTTCGACAAAGTGCTCGAACGGTACGCCGGTTCTGCCTTGCCGCTGGAGGATATTCTCCGGCCGGGCCGAAACGTGCCCGAAGCTCTGACCGAGCTGCTTACCGCGGCGGCCAGCATCTACGTGGCGAACCCGCTGGAGGCCGGCTGCCTCGTCATCGAAGCGGCCCGGTCCTCGCCCGATGCGGACGGCGCAGTCGCGGCGCGGCAATACCGCGCGGCGACGCTTCAGCGCATCAGGGACTACATAGCGCTGGAAAGACCGGCGGTGGCAGACCGCCTCGCCGACTTCGTCGACCTGACGATGTCGGGCATGTCAGCGAGCGCGCGCGAAGGCTGGTCCGAAGCGCGGATGCAGGACATGGCGGCTATGGCTTCGACGGCCATCGACGCAGCCTGGCGATCCTAGCCGGGCTTATCCGCGCAGGCTCTGCATCCGCTTGAGGTAGCGCGCCAGCACGTCGATCTCGAGGTTTACCTGGGCACCCGCGGCCAGCGCGCCGAGCGTTGTCACTTCCGAAGTGTGCGGGATGATGTTGAGCATGAAGTGACAGCTGCCGTCGGCCTGGTCGGCGACGTCGTTCACGGTCAGCGAGACGCCGTCAACCGTGATCGAGCCCTTGGGCGCGAGGTAGGGCGCCAGCGCATGCGGCGCGGCGATGGTAACGCGGTGCGAATCGCCTTGGGGAAGGACCTCGACCACCGTGCCCACCCCGTCGACGTGGCCGGTGACGATATGCCCGCCGAGCTCGTCGCCGAGCTTGAGCGCCGGCTCCAGGTTGAGCCGGCTACCCACGTCCCAGCGGCCGGGGACGGTGCAGGCCACTGTCTCGCCCGAGATGTCGACCGCGAACCAGGCGTCACCCGCGACGCCGCCCTTGTCGACCACGGTCAGGCAGGTGCCCGAACAGGCGATCGAGGCGCCCATGGCGATCCCGGCGGGATCGAAGGGGCAGGAGATGACCGCGCGCAGGTCCCCCTGCTGGCGGGCTTCGCGGATCGTGCCGAGAGCGGTGACTATGCCGGTGAACATGGGAGGGCCTCGTACACTTCGAGGGTGTCGCTGCCAAGCTGGCGACGGTCGGCGAGACGCCATTTGCCGTGTGCTTCGGCGAGCGAGCTGAGCCCGATGTCGCCGACCGTGGGCATGCCGCCGCCGATGACGATCGGCGCGCGGTAGAGTAGCAGTCGGTCGACCAGCCCGGCAGCGAGGAAGGCGGTGGCGGTCTGCGCCCCCCCTTCGACGAAGAGGTACTGCACACCCATGTCCGAAACGGCTTCGGGCGAGGGCAGGGCGCACCAACCGTCGGGCGCTTCACCACGCGTCAGCACCCAGCGTTCGGGGCTGCGGTCTCCGAGCCCCGGCAGCCGCACGTCGAGCCGCGGCGTATCGGCGCGCAGTGTGCCGCCGCCGACGAGGATCGCATCGGCGCGCGCGCGCATCGCATGGGTGTGGGCGCGCGCCGCATCGCCGGTGATCCACTGGCTCTGGCCGTTCGCCAGTGCGATGCAGCCGTCGAGCGAGGTGGCCAGCTTCAGCGTCACGTGCGGGCGTTTCCGGGTGCGCTGCGACAGGTATCCGGCAAGGCTCAAGTCGACTTGAGGTATTGCCAGAAGCTCGCTGACGATACCCGCGGCACGCATCTTGGCGAGGCCTTCGCCGGCCGTCCGCGGGTCCGGGTCCTGGGCGCCGACGACGACTCGGGCGAGCCCCGAAGCGGCGACCAGCGCGGCGCAGGCGGGGCCGCGCGGGCTCTCGTGAGCGCAGGGTTCGAGCGTCACGTAAAGCGTTGCACCCTTGGCCGCCGCGCCGGCCGTTGCGAGCGCCATCGCTTCGGCATGGGGCCGGCCGCCAGGTTGGGTCCAGCCGCGGCCGACCACGCGTCCGTCATTGACGATCACCGCGCCGACGGCGGGATTGGGCCGGCTCAGCGGCAGGCCACGCGCCGCCACGCTCGCGGCCGCAGCCAGCCAGCGCGCGTCGTCGCTCACTTGGCCGGACTATCCTTGGTCGGTGCCTGCGGTTGAACCGCCGCCTTCTCGCGCGCCGCCTCCGCTGCCTGGTCGGCCTTGGCCTTCTTGGCGATGGCGTCGACGTCCATGCCGGTGGCGCGGCCGAGCGCCATGTACATCTGCTTCACGTCTTCCTCGCGCCTGGCCTGTTCGGCGGCGAGGCGTTCCTTGCGCTTCTGGTTGGCGATGTTCGAAGCGATGATCTCGTCCTCGGTGCGGTGCGGGTCCCAGACGGTGATGTAGGTGATCTCGGGCGGCTTCGGCTTCCCGCGCCCACCTTCGTTCCACATCACCGAGAACACCGCGACAGTGCAGATGGCGGCGGCGACGCCGATGCGCCAGCGGTTGTCGCCGGCCTGGCGGACGACTTCCATGAAGTCCTCGACCATGCCGCGTGGGCTGCTGACGTTGCGCAGGAAACTACGGGAGCGAATGAGGGCCATCGCCGCTAGATAGGCGAGCTTGGCCGCTTTCGCTAGCCGAAGGACGAATAGAGCCCGCGGCCTTCGCGTTTCAGCCAGGCGTTCGCCTGGTCAAGGTTGCCTTCGAACAGTTCGCCCAGCAACGAGTGGAACCGCGGGCTGTGGTCGAAATGGACGAGATGCGCGACTTCGTGCGCGACGACCGAGCGGCGTACGAAGTCCGGCGCCATCACCAGCCTCCAGTTGATCCGGATCGCCCCGTCGGGCCCGCAGGAGCCCCAGCGGCGGCGTGCATTGGACAGCGCCAGCTTGGGCGCGGCGCGGCCGGCGCGCGCGCAGTAGAAGGTCAGGTCATCGGCCAGCAGCGCGCGCGCCTCGGCCTCGAGCCAGCGCTTGAGCCGCGCCTGTAGCGATTCGACCGGACCGCCGATGCGGATCGCGCCGTTGGCGAGTTCGGGCTTGCGACGGCCTTGCAGCGTGTGGTCGATCCGCAGTGTCTCGCCGCGATAGCGTATGACGCCGCCCGCCTCGGGCACCTGGGCCTTGGGCATGGCGGCGATCTGCTCGGCGAGCCAGTCGCGGCGCGAGCGGGCGAAGGCCAGGGCCTCGGCGGTGCGGCCCCAGCGCGGCAGCGAAAGACGCACCTCGCTGCCGTCCGGCGCGACGCGCATGGTCATGCGGCGCGCATTGCTCAGCCGGCGGATGACGATCGGCAGGACATGTCCGTCGATCTCGATGACCGGCACCTCGCGCGGGTTGCGCTTGAGCCAGTCAATCATCCCGGTCCTCGGCATCGTAGTCTTCCGAGGGCCAGACGATGTGGTGTTCGAGCGGACCGGCGACGTCCTCGCTGACCGCCTTGCCGACGACCGAGGCACCCGCGCGGTGGACGGCGTCGCGGTCGCCGCTGATCAGATAGTGCCAGGCGGGCAGCGGCTCGTCGGCCGCGCGCAGGCGATAGGCGCAGGTGTCGGGCAGCCATTCGAGCGTGCCGGCGAGGCGCGGGGTCAGCCGCAGGCAATCGGGCACGAAGGCGCGGCGGTGCTTGTAGTCCTTACACTGCGCGGACTTGAGGTCGAGCAGCTTGCAGGCGACGTTGGTGGGGTAGACGTCGCCGGTGTCCTCGTCCTCGACCTTGTGCAGGCAGCATTTGCCGCAGCCGTCGCAGAGCGCTTCCCATTCGGCGCGCGACAGGGAAGCGAGCGGGCGCTCCCAGAACTTGTCTACTTCACCCATTTCGCCAGTTCCGCCGCAACGTCCTGCGGCGTCTTGTCGACGGGCAGCATGGCGATCGGCTCGCCCTTGGGGCCCATCAGGTAGGCGATGCGGCTGTGGTCCATCAGGTAGCCGCCGGGGGTCTCGTTGCCCTTGGCGTGATAGATCGCGAAGCTCTTGGCCGCGGCATCGATCTGCGCCTGAGTACCGGTCAGGCCCAGGAGCTGCGGCGAGAAGGCCGCGGCGAACTCGCCGACCACCTTAGGCGTGTCGCGCGCCGGGTCGATCGTGATGAAGATCGGCTGGACCTTCTTCGCCGGCCCGGGCGAAGCTTTCTCGAACAGTGCATAGCCCTGCATCATCTTCTGCACGTCCATCGGACAGGCATCGGGGCAGAAGGAGTAACCGAAATAGACGATCCGATAGCGGCCGGCGAAATCGTCCCAGCGGACCGGACGGTTCGCTTTGTCGACCAGGGTGAATGGCCCGCCGATCGCGGCGCCTTCGAGCGGCGGGCGTTCGGCGGCCGGCTGGTTCGCGGGGCCGCCGCAGGCGACGAGCAGCAGGGGCAGGAAAAGTGAGTTCAGAACACGAAAAGGGTTGGTCATGGCGCGGCGGTTCATGCTCTGCTAAACCGCGCTTCGCAAGGAGGAGTTGCCGCAAGCCTGTGGGCTTGAAGGCGACGCTCAACAGGAGGTACTCGGGTGATCAAGGCAGGCAAGTGGCGGACCGGGGTGCTGCGCATCCTCGTTACGCTGCTGGCGGGGGCGGTTCTGACCGCGAGCCCCGCGCAGGCGCAATTTTCGGCGGGATGGAAGTTTCTCGAAGCGGTTCGCAAGAAGGACGGCACCAAGGTCGAGGAAGCGCTGAACGAGCCGGGATCGACTATCGTCAACACCCGCGACGTGACCACCGGACGGACCGCGCTGCACATCGTTACCGAGCGCCGCGACTTGACCTGGATGTCCTTCCTGATCGGTCGGGGCGCCAATGTGAACCTGCGCGATGCCCAGGGCGTGACGCCGCTGCAACTCGCTTCCAACCTCGGCTTCATCGAGGGCATCGAACTGCTGGTTGAGAGCAAGGCGCGGATCGACGATCCCAACGACGCCGGCGAGACGCCGCTGATCTCGGCGGTGCACCGACGCAATACCGAGATGGCGCGTATCCTGCTCAAGGCCGGCGCCGATCCCGACCGCAAGGACAATTCTGGACGCTCGGCGCGCGACTATGCCACGCTCGACGGGGCAGCCGGGGGCATGCTCGCCGAGATCCAGGCCAGTGCCAAGCCGGCGAGCCAGCGGCCCGGCAGCGGGCGCGTCTATGGGCCTTCGTTCTGACGCCATGACCGCTACCGACGATCTAACCGTCGAGGAGCTTCGGCTCGAACTCGCCCCGCGGATTGCCGCGGCGGCGGTGTTCGATGGCTGGAGCGCCGAGGCGGTTGCCGCCGCTGCTGCCGAAACTGGCGTCGATCCGCATGTCGCCGCCTATGCCTTTTCCGGCGGGGCGATGGACATGATCGGTGCCTGGATCGGCCATGTCGACGCCGCGATGGAACGTGAGCTGCCCGCGGAAACGCTAGCGGCGATGCCAGTGCACAAGCGCGTGCGCCGTCTGCTGCAGTTCCGTCTGGGCGCGATTACCGGGCAGGAGGAAGCGCTGCGCCGCGCACTGGCGATCATGGCCATGCCGCAGAATGCGCGCCGATCGCTGCGGCTCGGCTGGGAAAGCGCCGACGCCATGTGGCGGCTCGCTGGCGATACGGCGACCGACTATAACCACTATACCAAGCGCGCGATCCTGGCCGGGGTCTATGTCGCGACGCTGGCGATCTTCGTCGACGACAAGAGCGAGGACAAGGCCGACACTTTCGCCTTCCTCGATCGCCGGCTCGCCGGGGTGGGGCGCTTCGAAAAGGCCAAGGCGCAGCTCATGGGCAATGGCGAGGAGCGGCCCAGCCTGGTGCGCTTCCTCGGGCGGCTGCGCTACCCGGCGCGCTAGGCGCCAGTTTCTATTGCGAACCAGTTGCAAATACCCCGGCAATCTGGCAGCGGTGGGCGATGACGCTTGATCTACTTCCCATCGGGCAGCGCGCGCGCATCGTCGCGGTCGACTGGTCGCTGCTCGTCGACGAGGAAGCGCAGCGTCTGCGCGCGCTCGGCATCGACGAGGGCGCGCGGATCGCCGTCTCGCACCGCGGCGTGTTCGGTGGCCGCGACCCGATCTCGATCATGATCGGCCGCATGACCGTGGCGCTTCGCCGGGTGCACGCCCAGGCGATGCAGGTCGAGGCGATCTGAAGTGACTCGCCATCGCAGTGCAGCGCTGGTCGGCAATCCCAATGCGGGCAAGAGCGCGCTGTTCAATGCGCTGACCGGGGCGCGGCAGAAGATCGCAAACTATCCGGGCGTCACCGTCGAGCGGAAGTCCGGCCGGCTCGTGCTGCCCAGCGGCCAGCCGATCGAGCTGACCGACCTGCCCGGCGCCTACGGCCTCGATCCGACCAGCCCCGACGAGGAAGTGACCAGCAAGGTGGTCTACGGCAAGTTTCCCGGCGAGGCCTCGCCCGAGGTGCTGGTCGTGGTGCTCGACGCCTCAAACCTCGAGCAGCATCTCGTCTTCGCACAGGAACTGATCGCGCTGGGCAAGCCCACCGTGGTTGCGCTCAACATGGTCGACCTGGCCGAGCGCGACGGTCTGGTGCTCGATCCCAAGGCGCTTCAGGAGGCGCTCGGCGTCCCCGTGGTCCCGACCGTGGCCGTCCGCCGCCGCGGCCTTGTCGAGCTGGCCGAGGCGATCGAAGTGGCCGAGCCGCGCCATGTCGATCACGCTCTGGCGCATGTCATGCTGACCGAGCGCCGGGTCACGGCCCATGCCATTGCCGACGCGGCGATCGTCTCGGAGACCGCGCGGCATCGGCTGCATTCGAAGCTCGATGGGGTTCTGCTCAATCCCTGGATCGGGCCGCTGATCCTCTTCGCGCTGCTGTTCGTCGTGTTCCAGGCGGTCTTCGCCTGGGCGACGCCCTTTGCCGACGCGCTCGACGCCGGGGTCGGCCTGCTGGGCGATCTCGTCCGCGCGGAGATGGCGCCCAGCTTGCTGCGCGACCTGTTGACCGACGGCATCATCTCGGGCGTCGGTTCGGTCGTGGTGTTCCTGCCGCAGATCGTCATTCTGTTCTTTTTCATCCTCGCCATGGAAGCCTCGGGCTACATGGCGCGCGCGGCCTTCCTGATGGACCGCCTGATGGCGCATGTTGGGCTTTCGGGCCGCAGCTTCATCCCGCTGCTGTCGAGCTTCGCCTGCGCGATCCCGGGTATCATGGCGACGCGCTCCATCACCGATCCCAAGGACCGGCTGACGACGATCCTGATCGCACCGCTGATGACCTGTTCGGCGCGGCTGCCGGTCTATGCCGTGATCATTGCGGCCTTCATCCCCAACCGCGCGGTGGGTTCGCTGGGCGTCGGCCTGCAGGGGCTGGTGCTGTTCGGGCTCTATGTCATCGGGATCGTCGGGGCGATGGTGGTGGCGCTGGTCCTGCGGCGCTCGGTCACCAAGGGCGCGGCCAGCGGCTTCATCATGGAACTGCCGAAGTACCAGATGCCGCGGGCCAAGGACATGGCGATCGCCTTGTTCCAGCGTGC
The window above is part of the Novosphingobium sp. G106 genome. Proteins encoded here:
- a CDS encoding TetR/AcrR family transcriptional regulator, encoding MIDTKKVERPRGRPRTFDVEGALGTAQRLFHERGYDGVSLSNLTDALGINPPSFYAAFGSKAALFDKVLERYAGSALPLEDILRPGRNVPEALTELLTAAASIYVANPLEAGCLVIEAARSSPDADGAVAARQYRAATLQRIRDYIALERPAVADRLADFVDLTMSGMSASAREGWSEARMQDMAAMASTAIDAAWRS
- a CDS encoding riboflavin synthase encodes the protein MFTGIVTALGTIREARQQGDLRAVISCPFDPAGIAMGASIACSGTCLTVVDKGGVAGDAWFAVDISGETVACTVPGRWDVGSRLNLEPALKLGDELGGHIVTGHVDGVGTVVEVLPQGDSHRVTIAAPHALAPYLAPKGSITVDGVSLTVNDVADQADGSCHFMLNIIPHTSEVTTLGALAAGAQVNLEIDVLARYLKRMQSLRG
- the ribD gene encoding bifunctional diaminohydroxyphosphoribosylaminopyrimidine deaminase/5-amino-6-(5-phosphoribosylamino)uracil reductase RibD, which codes for MSDDARWLAAAASVAARGLPLSRPNPAVGAVIVNDGRVVGRGWTQPGGRPHAEAMALATAGAAAKGATLYVTLEPCAHESPRGPACAALVAASGLARVVVGAQDPDPRTAGEGLAKMRAAGIVSELLAIPQVDLSLAGYLSQRTRKRPHVTLKLATSLDGCIALANGQSQWITGDAARAHTHAMRARADAILVGGGTLRADTPRLDVRLPGLGDRSPERWVLTRGEAPDGWCALPSPEAVSDMGVQYLFVEGGAQTATAFLAAGLVDRLLLYRAPIVIGGGMPTVGDIGLSSLAEAHGKWRLADRRQLGSDTLEVYEALPCSPA
- a CDS encoding M48 family metallopeptidase, with product MIDWLKRNPREVPVIEIDGHVLPIVIRRLSNARRMTMRVAPDGSEVRLSLPRWGRTAEALAFARSRRDWLAEQIAAMPKAQVPEAGGVIRYRGETLRIDHTLQGRRKPELANGAIRIGGPVESLQARLKRWLEAEARALLADDLTFYCARAGRAAPKLALSNARRRWGSCGPDGAIRINWRLVMAPDFVRRSVVAHEVAHLVHFDHSPRFHSLLGELFEGNLDQANAWLKREGRGLYSSFG
- a CDS encoding YcgN family cysteine cluster protein is translated as MGEVDKFWERPLASLSRAEWEALCDGCGKCCLHKVEDEDTGDVYPTNVACKLLDLKSAQCKDYKHRRAFVPDCLRLTPRLAGTLEWLPDTCAYRLRAADEPLPAWHYLISGDRDAVHRAGASVVGKAVSEDVAGPLEHHIVWPSEDYDAEDRDD
- a CDS encoding SCO family protein, coding for MNRRAMTNPFRVLNSLFLPLLLVACGGPANQPAAERPPLEGAAIGGPFTLVDKANRPVRWDDFAGRYRIVYFGYSFCPDACPMDVQKMMQGYALFEKASPGPAKKVQPIFITIDPARDTPKVVGEFAAAFSPQLLGLTGTQAQIDAAAKSFAIYHAKGNETPGGYLMDHSRIAYLMGPKGEPIAMLPVDKTPQDVAAELAKWVK
- a CDS encoding ankyrin repeat domain-containing protein, translated to MIKAGKWRTGVLRILVTLLAGAVLTASPAQAQFSAGWKFLEAVRKKDGTKVEEALNEPGSTIVNTRDVTTGRTALHIVTERRDLTWMSFLIGRGANVNLRDAQGVTPLQLASNLGFIEGIELLVESKARIDDPNDAGETPLISAVHRRNTEMARILLKAGADPDRKDNSGRSARDYATLDGAAGGMLAEIQASAKPASQRPGSGRVYGPSF
- a CDS encoding COQ9 family protein, with product MGLRSDAMTATDDLTVEELRLELAPRIAAAAVFDGWSAEAVAAAAAETGVDPHVAAYAFSGGAMDMIGAWIGHVDAAMERELPAETLAAMPVHKRVRRLLQFRLGAITGQEEALRRALAIMAMPQNARRSLRLGWESADAMWRLAGDTATDYNHYTKRAILAGVYVATLAIFVDDKSEDKADTFAFLDRRLAGVGRFEKAKAQLMGNGEERPSLVRFLGRLRYPAR
- a CDS encoding FeoA family protein; the encoded protein is MTLDLLPIGQRARIVAVDWSLLVDEEAQRLRALGIDEGARIAVSHRGVFGGRDPISIMIGRMTVALRRVHAQAMQVEAI
- a CDS encoding ferrous iron transporter B, with translation MTRHRSAALVGNPNAGKSALFNALTGARQKIANYPGVTVERKSGRLVLPSGQPIELTDLPGAYGLDPTSPDEEVTSKVVYGKFPGEASPEVLVVVLDASNLEQHLVFAQELIALGKPTVVALNMVDLAERDGLVLDPKALQEALGVPVVPTVAVRRRGLVELAEAIEVAEPRHVDHALAHVMLTERRVTAHAIADAAIVSETARHRLHSKLDGVLLNPWIGPLILFALLFVVFQAVFAWATPFADALDAGVGLLGDLVRAEMAPSLLRDLLTDGIISGVGSVVVFLPQIVILFFFILAMEASGYMARAAFLMDRLMAHVGLSGRSFIPLLSSFACAIPGIMATRSITDPKDRLTTILIAPLMTCSARLPVYAVIIAAFIPNRAVGSLGVGLQGLVLFGLYVIGIVGAMVVALVLRRSVTKGAASGFIMELPKYQMPRAKDMAIALFQRAWIFLRRAGTIIFMVTVVLWLLLNFPRAEPGQNQVDASIAGKLANGLAVVVEPIGFNRDIALSLIPAMAAREVAVSSLATAYAVAGSADDDKTAVALGDQLKAHWTLPTALAFLAWFVFAPQCMSTIAVTRRETNGWKWPGFMLAYLFGLAYVFAGITYWSAVALGL